One Oncorhynchus kisutch isolate 150728-3 linkage group LG11, Okis_V2, whole genome shotgun sequence genomic region harbors:
- the LOC109899965 gene encoding zinc finger protein 184-like, giving the protein MSGHISGKNGPPLPLPSLRLMVPPLRLVSAAIWQTVQQRQVMDYGMLEEFVTMVTEMVPELLNHSQRAQLILGLRARLVLELCSSKPITDLQTIQPHLDRIQTLTPLWGTQATDAEVGLSESNFLGLVQTLLKDPDEREHFFQDVFPVEFGPSYDEAIQKLVCQFLSRLEKLLPVSSFQQASSLLSNVPSVLEECVESVSHPQELKTLLQYHRDLGLLDNNDTLSSTDGDCILSALCLPPVERVVIATEQTESETPVSSLNVFMDTFTKELEVDSATLTEYTEMEPGTSMDVVEREESVECERKENEEDDNAEFADPETEAVEPVYETVTVLGEDGTMEPLVKNKLKRHKRERIDASGMPHGKKHREPSPAQMKSIDLSDRIITSMLHKPSVEIQRINTTNLTLPLRPVRRNRGCKMKTLLAGEWKQTKTEFSEEKRSVCKRVKTPQNPNTCTVCGRVLSRFSDMKKHMQTHNNGRTYQCRNCQKTFKHLYNLQTHRKSCLFGTGQKEEVPSGEGSSALFTTCETEFAQSSIDRRTCKVCGKIVHRIGYLSTHMKIHSENRHYSLGEVGTVQKPSPEGGDTEPSSGLPLEATPEDSDSSFTSSTHQDPSYDPEPSQTKRPKCCSTTKKPDRKTFQKHICRICGKSVTAGAFEYHMRTHSGERPFSCPHPQCGMKFIHSGGLRAHLRRYCKVQTVDAAELDSFDIRFECDKCEKTFTIQSKLRKHKLIHGPLYCAGCRKVLPDLQTLTRHKLWHRPVQCSMCEESFMLTNLRTHYLDVHKFSGPFVCTHCPKSYKKFHSLIKHEMVHTGNLPLQCSQCPKRFIYNYDLVEHEKRHSDDRPCLCWECGKAFYTNIDLKQHMQNSHGEKSTEYRFPCRHCGKPFRLSNSRANHEKTQHGGVRYPCTYCGKQFVCADSLKRHDLIHTGERPFKCNHKNCDKAFRSRAELKIHMRYHTGERPFKCNVCGKGFVQANFLTTHYRTHTGEKPYSCSLCDKRFNYHDSLKRHMSTHSNEKPYKCLDCGKAFERKTLLNVHQRSCTS; this is encoded by the exons ATGAGCGGACACATTTCAGGAAAAAATG gtccccctcttcctctcccctctctgcgccTCATGGTTCCACCTCTGCGGCTGGTCTCAGCAGCCATCTGGCAAACGGTCCAGCAGAGACAAGTGATGGATTATGGGATGCTGGAGGAGTTTGTTACCATGGTCACAGAGATGGTTCCAGAGCTTCTGAATCACAGTCAGAGGGCCCAACTTATTCTGGGTCTTCGAGCACGg CTGGTCCTGGAGTTGTGTTCCTCCAAGCCGATCACAGACCTCCAGACCATTCAGCCACACCTGGACAGGATACAGACCCTCACACCTCTCTGGGGGACACAG GCGACTGATGCAGAGGTAGGATTATCTGAATCCAACTTCCTGGGGCTGGTTCAAACCCTTCTAAAAGACCCTGATGAGAGAGAACATTTCTTCCAG GATGTTTTTCCTGTAGAATTTGGTCCCAGTTATGACGAAGCTATCCAGAAACTCGTATGTCAATTTCTTTCGAGGCTTGAGAAGCTACTTCCCGTATCAAGTTTCCAACAG GCTTCCTCGCTGCTCAGCAatgttccctctgttctggagGAATGTGTCGAGTCTGTGTCTCACCCTCAAGAGTTGAAAACCCTGCTTCAGTACCACAGAGACCTCGGCCTGCTAGACAACAATG ATACTCTGTCTTCCACCGACGGGGACTGCATTCtctcagctctctgtctccctcctgtaGAAAGGGTGGTGATtgcaacagaacagacagaatcAGAAACACCAGTATCATCCTTGAATGTCTTCATGGATACATTCACCAAAGAGTTGGAGGTGGACTCTGCAACACTGACAGAGTACACAGAGATGGAACCGGGGACAAGTATGGATGtagtagaaagagaggagagcgtGGAATGTGAGAGAAAGGAAAATGAGGAGGATGATAATGCAGAGTTTGCTGACCCAGAGACTGAAGCGGTGGAACCAGTGTATGAAACTGTGACAGTTTTAGGGGAAGATGGGACGATGGAGCCTTTAGTCAAGAATAAGCTCAAAAGGCACAAAAGAGAGAGAATTGATGCCAGTGGCATGCCTCATGGAAAGAAACACAGAGAACCTAGCCCTGCACAAATGAAAAGCATAGACCTGTCTGATAGGATTATAACGTCCATGCTTCACAAGCCCTCAGTGGAGATACAAAGGATTAATACCACTAACCTAACATTGCCCTTAAGACCAGTGAGAAGAAACAGGGGGTGTAAGATGAAGACCTTGTTAGCAGGAGAATGGAAACAAACCAAAACTGAATTTTCAGAAGAGAAACGCAGTGTCTGCAAAAGAGTTAAAACACCCCAAAACCCCAATACATGCACAGTGTGTGGACGTGTCTTATCCCGCTTTTCAGACATGAAAAAGCACATGCAAACCCATAACAACGGTCGTACCTATCAATGTCGCAATTGTCAGAAGACTTTCAAGCACTTGTACAATTTGCAAACTCACAGAAAGTCATGTCTGTTTGGAACTGGGCAAAAAGAGGAGGTTCCTTCTGGAGAGGGCAGTAGTGCTCTGTTTACTACGTGTGAGACAGAATTCGCACAATCCTCCATAGACCGTAGAACGTGCAAAGTGTGCGGCAAGATTGTGCATCGCATTGGATACTTAAGTACCCACATGAAGATTCACTCAGAGAATCGCCACTATTCTCTCGGAGAAGTGGGAACAGTCCAGAAACCGTCACCTGAAGGAGGGGACACAGAGCCGTCCAGTGGTCTTCCTCTTGAGGCAACACCTGAGGACAGTGACTCGTCCTTCACCAGCAGTACACACCAGGACCCGTCTTACGATCCAGAACCCAGCCAGACCAAAAGACCCAAGTGTTGCAGCACAACAAAGAAGCCTGACCGAAAAACTTTCCAAAAACATATTTGCCGTATTTGTGGTAAAAGCGTGACTGCTGGTGCCTTTGAGTATCACATGAGAACTCACTCAGGCGAGCGCCCTTTCTCCTGCCCTCATCCTCAGTGTGGGATGAAATTCATACACAGCGGAGGTTTGAGGGCCCATCTCAGACGTTATTGCAAGGTTCAGACAGTTGACGCTGCTGAGCTCGACAGCTTCGACATACGTTTTGAATGTGACAAATGTGAAAAGACATTCACTATCCAATCAAAACTAAGGAAACACAAACTTATCCACGGCCCGCTCTACTGCGCAGGATGCAGAAAGGTATTGCCTGACTTACAAACTTTAACCAGACACAAGCTCTGGCACCGGCCTGTTCAGTGCAGCATGTGTGAGGAGAGTTTCATGCTCACAAACCTCAGAACGCACTATCTGGATGTCCATAAGTTCAGCGGGCCGTTCGTCTGCACCCATTGTCCGAAAAGCTACAAGAAGTTCCATTCCCTCATCAAACACGAGATGGTTCATACTGGGAACCTCCCCTTACAGTGCTCCCAGTGTCCAAAAAGGTTCATCTACAATTATGACCTAGTCGAACACGAGAAAAGGCACTCTGACGACAGGCCTTGTCTCTGCTGGGAGTGTGGCAAGGCCTTTTATACCAACATTGACCTGAAACAACACATGCAGAATAGCCATGGTGAAAAATCCACAGAGTATCGCTTCCCGTGCCGCCATTGTGGGAAACCTTTCAGGCTTAGTAATTCCCGTGCGAACCACGAGAAGACTCAGCACGGTGGGGTGCGTTACCCGTGTACGTACTGTGGTAAGCAGTTTGTTTGTGCAGATTCGTTGAAAAGGCATGATCTGATTCACACGGGGGAGAGGCCTTTTAAATGCAATCATAAGAATTGTGATAAGGCTTTCAGGTCGAGAGCTGAACTGAAGATACACATGAGATACCATACTGGAGAACGGCCGTTCAAGTGCAACGTCTGTGGAAAGGGCTTTGTTCAAGCCAATTTTCTCACTACGCACTACAGGActcatacaggggagaagccgtATTCATGTTCCCTCTGTGACAAACGCTTTAACTACCATGACTCCCTGAAGAGACACATGTCTACACACTCAAACGAGAAGCCTTATAAGTGCCTGGATTGTGGAAAAGCTTTCGAACGTAAAACGCTGTTGAATGTACATCAACGATCATGTACATCATAG
- the LOC109899964 gene encoding sn1-specific diacylglycerol lipase beta-like — translation MPGMVAFGRRWGIASDDLVFPGSFELFVRVLWWIGTLALYTLHEGKFDCSGGRVLHSYLVVLLILLAFIILSLCAIVYVSAQGTITNPGPRRSIPVLVYVRAMLYVPELIWAILGAIWVSDDSQGCQPAEVGAVIAAVVASWILLLSTGVGVLFVFDPLGSTHPGPQSQELLGVRDLESSQGSQLLSTARSVAVRVWESRLRLLCCCLPRDESHRAAFSSIAQLVSGFFSDTDLVPSDIAAGLALLHQEQDKMEQCRDPDEALSHSPSSPIAEDLEAELEKATHCMQFAVAAYGWPMYVYSNPLTGACRLSRDCCKTQSAEYDIVGGDNMGCHFSSVLHSTGLQYRDFIYVSFHNQIYEIPFFVALDHKRAAVLVAIRGTLSLRDLLTDLSADCENLPVEGVSGACYAHKGMSQAASYICKKLLNDGILNQAFTIAPEYKLVITGHSLGGGTASLLAILLRSSFPTLQCYAFSPPGGLMSKALADFSKEFVVSVVLGKDLVPRLSYPNMEDLKRRILQMVSNCNKPKYRILLQGCWYELFGGEPDDFPTEMDNRRKEELNQPLLGEESLLIRSSSSYQGLASEESPVHGSHLPLYLPGRILHITEDGPARRSCFSQVSYGVEWSSETVFRSVLISPRMMADHMPDAVLLSLRSLTQDRPFNLCPSSLSNSHLNVI, via the exons ATGCCTGGAATGGTAGCGTTTGGCCGGCGATGGGGAATTGCGAGCGACGATCTGGTCTTCCCCGGCTCATTTGAGCTGTTCGTCAGGGTTCTATG GTGGATAGGGACACTGGCACTGTACACTCTCCATGAGGGGAAGTTTGACTGTTCTGGTGGGAGAGTTCTACACAGCTACCTGGTGGTTCTACTCATCCTGTTGGCTTTCATCATCCTGTCTCTATGTGCCATCGTCTACGTCAGCGCTCAAG GGACGATCACTAACCCAGGCCCGCGGCGCTCCATCCCAGTGCTGGTGTACGTGCGGGCGATGCTGTACGTCCCTGAGTTAATTTGGGCCATCCTGGGGGCCATCTGGGTGTCTGATGACAGCCAGGGCTGTCAGCCTGCTGAGGTAGGGGCCGTCATCGCTGCAGTGGTCGCCAG TTGGATTCTGCTGCTGTCCACAGGGGTGGGGGTGCTGTTTGTGTTCGACCCGCTAGGCAGCACCCATCCTGGGCCTCAGTCACAGGAGCTGCTGGGAGTAAGGGACCTGGAGAGCAGTCAGGGCTCACAGCTCCTGTCCACTGCCCGCTCCGTGGCTGTCAGGGTGTGGGAGAGCAGGCTGAGGCTCCTCTGCTGCTGCCTGCCTCGGGATGAGAGCCACAGAGCTGCCTTCTCCAGCATAGCTCAGCTTGTCAGTGGATTTTTCTCG GATACAGACCTGGTTCCCAGTGACATCGCAGCAGGTTTGGCTCTGCTACACCAGGAGCAGGATAAGATGGAGCAGTGTAGAGATCCAGACGAGGCCCTATCTCACAGCCCCTCATCACCTATC GCAGAAGATCTTGAGGCAGAGCTGGAGAAGGCAACCCACTGTATGCAATTTGCTGTAGCTGCATATGGCTGGCCCATGTATGTCTACTCCAACCCTCTCACCGGAGCCTGCAGACTCAGCAGGGACTG CTGTAAGACCCAGTCTGCTGAGTATGACATTGTCGGAGGAGACAATATGGGCTGCCATTTCTCCTCCGTCCTCCACAGCACCGGCCTACAGTACAGAGACTTCATCTACGTTAGCTTTCACAACCAG ATCTATGAGATTCCGTTCTTTGTGGCTCTGGACCATAAGAGAGCGGCAGTACTGGTGGCTATcagaggaacactgtcactacgG GATTTGCTGACTGACCTGTCTGCAGACTGTGAGAACCTTCCAGTAGAGGGAGTGTCAGGAGCATGCTATGCTCACAAG GGCATGTCTCAGGCAGCCAGCTACATCTGTAAGAAACTCCTCAATGACGGTATTCTAAACCAGGCTTTCACCATCGCGCCT GAGTACAAGCTAGTCATCACAGGCCACAGTCTTGGAGGGGGTACAGCCTCTCTCCTGGCCATTCTATTACGGAGCTCCTTTCCCACCCTGCAGTGTTACGCCTTCTCTCCACCAGGGGGACTCATGAG TAAAGCCCTGGCTGATTTCTCCAAGGAGTTTGTAGTGTCTGTGGTGCTGGGGAAGGACTTGGTGccaag gtTGAGTTATCCCAACATGGAGGACTTGAAGAGGAGAATACTACAAATGGTTTCTAATTGCAATAAGCCCAAG TACCGTATCCTGCTCCAGGGCTGTTGGTATGAGTTGTTTGGGGGAGAGCCTGATGACTTCCCTACTGAGATGGACAACAGACGGAAGGAGGAGCTTAACCAACCGCTTTTGGGGGAGGAGTCACTGCTGATTCGCAGCTCATCATCCTATCAAGGCCTGGCTTCCGAGGAGTCACCTGTACACGGCTCCCACCTGCCACTTTACTTACCGGGACGTATACTACACATTACAGAGGATGGGCCGGCACGGAG GTCCTGTTTTTCCCAGGTGAGTTACGGGGTGGAGTGGTCCAGTGAAACGGTGTTCCGTAGTGTTCTCATCAGTCCCAGGATGATGGCCGACCACATGCCTGACGCTGTGCTCCTGTCGCTTCGCAGTCTGACACAGGACAGGCCCTTCAACCTCTGCCCCTCGTCGCTTAGCAACAGCCACCTCAACGTCATCTGA